The genomic segment AAAAACCATCCCGCCTTGGCGGTATAAGTCCGTAGATGTCATGCCCAAGGCAGATCCGCCTGGGGTGGAAATGAGAAGGCGGGCGGGGATTTCGCCTAAGAAAGCAAAGATACTATAAAACCATAGACTTCATTTAAATTATAAACTATGATACAATTAGTAATCCCAAGTTTCAATTTATACCTATTAGGAACGGTGTATTAATATGAAGTTATCTAAAATAGTAAGGTTATTGCCGGCTGTTTTTTGCTTGCTTTTTTCCTTATATATAAAAGGCGAGAACACAATTAACGGGAAAATAGTGGTTCCCGTAGTAAACAGGGCATATCTTAAAGAATGCTTAGAAATAATAAATTCATCAAAAAGCTCTATATCCATAGCTCATTATTATTTTAAGAATGATTCCACAACACTAAAAATCAAGAACGCCATTCGAGATGCAGCTAAAAGGGGCATTAAAGTGAGGGTATTGCTTGACGGCTCAATAAAAGAAAACGCAGGAGCCCTAGATGATTTTTCTTCTTTTGGCGTTAAAATAAAACTTGGAAATCCGAAAAGGAAGCTTCATGCAAAACTTATTATAGCTGATGCGGCGGTTACTTTGCTGGGCTCCACAAATTTTAGCGAAAAATCCATTGATGAAAACAATGAAACCAATGTGTTAATTAATGATGCCAGTGTTTCAAAGATATATCAGGAGTATTTTGAAATGCTTTGGAAAAATGAGGTTTTTAACAAAAATATTAATTTCCTTGAAATAGGCTCTGAATTTATTGCAGTACCCGTTTTTGACAAAAATTATTTTGACTATGCGCTTGAGCTGATTAGTAATTCCAAAAAAAATGTCGGCGTGATTCTTTATATGGCTAACTTTATGCCAAAATATTATTCCAGCAAACCGAACCGTCTCCTGCGGGCTCTCTGCGATGCCAAAAGAAGAGGAGTAAGCGTAAGGGTGATACTGGAAAAAAGCGGTCACGATGAAAAATTAAACGAAATGAATGCCGGCACATTTAAATATTTATCCGGAAATAATATTGAGATAAAATTTGTCCCATCGGATATTATTACCCACGCCAAGCTTTTAATATGCGACAAAAAAGTAATTTTGGGTTCTACTAACTGGGTAATAAGCGGGTTGGGAAAAAATAGGGAAGCAAATGTTTTAATAAGAAACGATGAATCGGCGGATATCTTTTGGAAATATTTTGAAGACCTCTGGATAGGGAAGCAGTCCTAGAAATTATTTTACTAATTTAGTAGAATAGTCCCTTAAAAATAAAATTAGAGGAGCTTTATGATTACAACAACCTACTCAAAAGGAAAATTAGCGGCAAAAACCGGCAACGAGGCAATGGCAGAGGCGATGCGCCAAATTTCTCCGGATGTTGTTGCGGCTTATCCCATTACACCGGCTACTGAAATTGTTCAGATATTTTCTCAGTTTGTCGCGGACGGAATAGTGCCGACGGAATACGTTGCTGTTGAAAGCGAGCATTCTGCGATGTCTGCCTGTATTGGCGCAAGTGCTGCCGGTGCCAGAGTTATGACAGGTACTTCTTCGCAAGGGCTTGCTTTGATGTGGGAAATGCTCTACATCGCGGCAGGGTTGCGTTTACCGATTATTCTTTCAGATGTAAACAGGGCGTTATCCGCACCGATCAATATTCATGGAGATCAATCCGATACTATGGGTGCACGCGATTCCGGATGGATTCAGATTTATTCTGAGAATTCGCAGGAAGCATACGACAATCTTATCCAGGCTGTGCGTATTGCAGAAAAAGCCAAGCTCCCGGTGATGGTTACTACTGACGGTTTTATTATAAGCCATTGCATGG from the Elusimicrobiota bacterium genome contains:
- a CDS encoding phospholipase D-like domain-containing protein; this translates as MKLSKIVRLLPAVFCLLFSLYIKGENTINGKIVVPVVNRAYLKECLEIINSSKSSISIAHYYFKNDSTTLKIKNAIRDAAKRGIKVRVLLDGSIKENAGALDDFSSFGVKIKLGNPKRKLHAKLIIADAAVTLLGSTNFSEKSIDENNETNVLINDASVSKIYQEYFEMLWKNEVFNKNINFLEIGSEFIAVPVFDKNYFDYALELISNSKKNVGVILYMANFMPKYYSSKPNRLLRALCDAKRRGVSVRVILEKSGHDEKLNEMNAGTFKYLSGNNIEIKFVPSDIITHAKLLICDKKVILGSTNWVISGLGKNREANVLIRNDESADIFWKYFEDLWIGKQS